GTTGCCTCGATCTGGCCTACCGGGTCCTGGCCGAGGGCGGAGATGCCCCGGCGCGCCTGAATGCGGCCAATGAAGTGGCCGTCGAGGCGTTCCTTGACGGAAGAATCGGCTTCCTCCAGATTCCGGATGTCATCGAGGGCGTGCTGGGGACGCTGTCGGCGGGTAGCGTGGGGGAACTCGAAGACGTGCTCGAGGCCGACCGTCGCGCCCGCGAGGAGGCGCAGAGAATCATCGCTGAGGAGATGGCGGGCTGATGCTGCTGCTGGAACGCGCGTTCTATCTGATCCTGGTGCTGGGAACGCTGGTGTTCGTCCACGAGTTCGGGCACTTCCTGGCGGCGAAGTTCTTCGGTGTTCGGGTGGAGATCTTCTCCCTGGGGTTCGGTCCGCGACTGGCCGGATTCAGGCGGGGCGGGACGGACTACCGGGTGGCGGCGATCCCCCTCGGCGGCTACGTGAAGATGGCCGGCGAGTACGATGAAGAAGCCAGGCCCGACGATCCCGGGCTGTTCCAGGCCAAGCCCCGCTGGCAGCGACTGGTGGTGTTCTTCGCCGGGCCCGCGATGAACGTGTTGCTGGCCATCGTCCTGTGGTGGGGCATCCTCGTCTACGGCGACGTGGAGCTCGATATCCCCCAGGGCCCGCCGGTCGTGGAGGAGGTCCGGCCGGATTCACCGGCGGCGGCGGCGGGAATTCAGCCCGGCGACCGCATCCTCGCCCTCGGCGACACACGCCTGGAGTCCTACGCGCAGTACGGCAAGGAAGTGCTTTTCCGTCCGGGGCAGGAGGTGGAGTACCTGATCGAGCGGGAAGGCCGGCAGATGCGTCGGTCCGTGCGCATCGCCATGGACCCGCTCCACGGCGTGGGCTACGACGGCATCGGTGTGGCGACCTCGATCATCGTGCGTGCCGTGCTCGAGGGTTCCCCCGCCGCGGTCGGGGGACTCGAGGTGGGAGACCGGATCGCCGGGATCGACGGTCATGCCCCGGCCAGCATGGAGTCGCTGATCGAATACATTCAGCAGCGGGCCGGTCAGGAGCTGCTCTTCGAGATCGTGCGCGGCGATCGGCGACTGGAGATTCCCGTCGTCCCGGAGCGGGTGGAAGAAGGTCGCGGGCAGATCGGGGTCAGCCTGGGCTATCCCGGCAGAATCGTACGCTATCCGCCCGGAGCGGCCCTGATGCGCGCTCTCGGGCGGGCCGGTGAGAACGTCCGGCTGCTACTGCGCACGGTCTCCTCCCTGGTGCGGATGGAGGTGGGAGTGGGAGTGCTCTCGGGGCCACTCGAGATCGCGCGTATCACCCAGGACCAGGCCCAGCACGGCTGGCGCCCGCTCTTCGGACTGCTGGCCTTCATCAGCATCAACCTGGGCATCTTCAATCTGCTGCCGATTCCGGTGCTCGACGGTGGCAACATCCTGATCCTGCTGGTGGAATCGTCGATTCGGCGCGATCTCGCTCCGCAGGTCAAGGAACGGGTCTTGCAGCTGGGCTTCGTCGTGCTGCTGACCTTCGCCGTGACGGTCATCGCCCTCGATCTGCGCAAGGCGTTCGTCACCCGTCCTCAGCAGGCCCCTGTTTCGGCGCCCGAATCAGCCGAGTAGGACGGCCGTGACTCCACGGCTGACACCCCTGGCCCGCCGCGTCGTGGAGATCGTCGCCGCCAGGGGCGGGCGCGCGATCGTGGTCGGCGGTGCGGTGCGTGACGCCCTGCTGGGGCTGGATTCGAAAGACCTGGACCTGGAGATCTACGGGATGGAGGCCGCTGCCCTCGAGCAGGAGCTGCTGGCCGCCGGGATCAAGGTCAACGCGGTGGGACGGAGTTTCGGTGTCTTCAAGGTGGGGGATGCCGACGAGGGGACGGTGGATCTGAGCCTTCCCCGGAGGGACTCGCGGCGTGGCCGGGGCCACCGGGGCTTCGTGGTGACGCCCGATCCCCGGATGAGTTTTGCCGAGGCGGCTTCGCGGCGGGATTTCACCATCAACGCCATGGGCTACGACCCGCTGCGCGGGGTGTGGCTCGACCCCTGGGGCGGCCGGGAGGACCTGCGCGCCGGTCGCCTGCGTCACGTGGGGCCGGCCTTCGTGGAAGACCCGTTACGGGTGTTGCGGGGGTTTCAGTTGGCGGCCCGCTTCGATTTGGAAGTCGATCCGGCCACGGTGGAACTCTGCCGCTCCATGCGCGACGAGGCCGGGACGCTGGCCGCCGAGCGGATCTGGGTCGAGTGGGCCAAGTGGGCCGAGCGGAGCGAGCGGCCGTCCCGTGGGCTGGAATTCCTCCGCTTGTGCGGGTGGATCCAACTCTACCCGGAACTCGAGGCCCTGGTGGACTGTCCCCAGGATCCCCAGTGGCACCCCGAGGGGGACGTTTGGGTCCACACCCTGCTGACTTGCGACGCGGCCGTGGCCGTGGCGCGGCGGGAGGCGCTGAGGGCCGAGGAACGGCTGGTGCTGGTCCTCGCGGCGCTGGTCCACGACCTGGGCAAGCCCGAAACCACGACCATCGACGGAACGCGGGTACGCAGCCGCGGTCACGGCGAGGCGGTGGCCACTTTCGAGACGTTTCTCGGCCGGATCGACGCGCCGCGGCGCCTGCGGCGTCGCGTGATCATTCTCTGCCGTCGGCATCTGGACCATCTTGGCTTCCAGGGATCCCGCCGGGCGGTGCGACGCCTGTCCCGGGCCCTCGCCGAGGAGGGCGAGAGCATCGAGGCGCTCGTGCGCCTGATCGAGGCCGATCACTCCGCCCGCCCGCCCCTGCCGGGAGGCTGCCCGCCCTCGGCGCGGGAGATGCTCGAGGTCGCCCGCGCCATCGAAGTGACCCGCGCGGCGCCACGGCCGCTGCTGATGGGCCGCCACCTGGTCGCCCTGGGTCTCGAGCCCGGGCCCGAGATCGGGCGCTGGGTCGAGGCCGCCTACCAGGCCCAGATGGATGAAGCCTTCGACGACCTCGATGGAGCCCTGGCGTGGATTCGCCGGCGGATCGAGTCGGGGGCGGGGCCGGAGGGCGGGGGCGGTTGACGCCGGCCCGGTTGCGGGCTTCGGCTCAGGTCTTGCGGAAGTCGACGAAGACCACGTTCTCGGCCTGTTCCTTTTCGCAGACGTGTCGGGCGGCCCACCCCTTGCCTTCCGCGATGACCCGGGCCAGCGCGGCCGGGTAGTCTTCCTCGAGGTCGTCGAAGGAGCAGTGAAAGGACATGCCGTCGGGGAAGGCCTCGGTGAGGAACCAGAGCAGGAATTCGAGCGTGGCCCGCTTTTCGAAGCCCTCTTCGGCGTTTTCGGGCGTCTTGTAGCGCGGGCCGTCGTGAATATCCCGGGAGAGCAGGTCCTCCAGGATGAAGAGCAGTCGTTCCTTGGTGTAGGTGAATTCCCGCTTCATGGCTCTTCTCCCTGGAATGGCCCGCGACGCCGCCGGTCCTCCGGGACCGTCCTCCGGGACAGCTCTGCGGTGAAGGTCATTGTAGCGCGCTTTGGACGGCGTCCCCCGCGCCTGCCGGCGGGTGTCCGGAAAGTGTCCGCACCCGGTGTCCGCATGCGGACGCCGGGCGGACGAAAACCGCGTTCGAGCGTGGAGTTTTCCGCGGCACGAGTCTTGCGAGGGTTAGGGGCGGCAGGCCACGGGGGCCTGTCCGGAAAGGAGAAACCATGCCTGAGTTCCATAGAACCAAGTCCGTTCGAAGCCTGATCGTGCTCTCGCTCCTGCTGCTCACTTGCCTCCTCGCCTCCGCGACCTTCTCGGCGGCGGCTCCCGCGCCGGCGGAGAAGGCCGCCGCCCCGAGTGCGGCCCAGGTCGACATCAACCGGGCCAGCCTGAACGAGCTGACGTCCCTCAAGGGGATCGGGCCCGCCCTCGCCGGGCGCATCGTCGCCTACCGGAAGGAGCACGGCGCGTTTCGGCGGGTCGAAGATCTGCTCGAGGTGAAGGGGATCGGCCCCAAGCTGCTGGCCCGCCTCAAGCCGCACATCCAGGTCGGCCCGGCGGCCCACAAGCCCTCGGCCGGGGGAAGGAAGTGAGCCGGTGAACCCGGCTTGCGATTCCCGCGGGCAGACGCTGGTCGCCGTGATCGTCGCGGCGGCCGGCGCCGCCCTTCTGCTCGGCGCCGGGGCGCGGCTGATGCCTCTGGCGCGAGGACGTTCGGTGGAGGCGGCGGCCCGTGCCCTGGGGGCGCGGATACGGGCGGAGGCGGTGGCGGCCCGAAGCGACGGCAGGACCCGTGGGCTGATCTTTCCCGTCGACGCGGACGAGCCCCTGCGCTGGGCCACCGACGGCAACGGCAACGGTCTCAGGCGCCGCGAGATCGCCGATGGCGTCGATCCCGCGGGGCCGCCCTTCCGTGTCGGCCGGGATCACCCCGGGGTGCGGGTCGGTCGCCCGGGCTGGGCGGGGGTGCCCGACCTGCCTCCCTCGTCGAGGGTCCTGGGGCCCGACGATCCCAGCGTGCGCTTCGGGGCTTCCCGCATGGCCTCTTTCACCGCCCTGGGGCGGGCCACGCCGGGATCCTTCTTCCTCACCGACGGCCGCAGCGGGCTCTGCGCGCTTCGTCTCAGCGGCCCCACGGCCCGGCTCAGCGTCTGGTGCTTCGACCGCAAGGCCGCCCGCTGGAGGCGACGCTGAAAAGAAGGCCGGCCGACATTGCTGGGCCTCGCCGGCTGGTGCTAGGATCACCCACCTTCCCCGCTCGTGGTTCTTCCATGGCGGGGGGGGAGCCCTCTCATCCTTCACGGTCGGCGGTCGGGCGTGCCGTGGAGACGCAGAGCCTTCCGAGGTGGAACGATGAGCGACCTCCAGCGCACGCCGCTGCACGAGCGTCACCTGGCCGCCGGCGCCAGGATGGTGCCCTTCGCAGGGTTCGAGATGCCGGTGCAGTACCGGGGACTGGTGGAGGAGCATCGGGCGGTCCGGACGGCGGCCGGTCTCTTCGATGTCAGCCACATGGGAGAGTTCTTCGTCCTCGGTTCCGGGGCGGCGGAGCTGCTCGATCTCCTCACTCCGAGCCGGATCTCGGCCCTGGATGTCGGCCGGGCGGTCTACACGGCGTTGACCACGGAGAGGGGAACCTTCGTCGACGACATTCTCGTTTACCGACTGGGAGAAGAACGTTTTCTCCTGGTGGTCAACGCGGCGAACCTGGAGAAGGACCGTCGCTGGATCACCGACCGCTGCGGCGACTTCGATCTGCGTTTCGAAGACCGCTCGGAGCACTTCGCCCTGCTGGCCCTGCAGGGGCCGCGGGCCCGCGGGATCCTCTCCCGCCTGGCGGAGGACTTCGACGCCCTGGCAGTCAAGTACTACCGCGTGGTCGAAGGGAAGGTGGCCGGTCGGCAGGTGATCGCCTCCCGCACGGGTTACACCGGCGAGATGGGCTGGGAGATTTTCATCGAGGCCCCCGCGGCGCCGGTGGTCTGGGATGCCCTGCTCGAGGCGGGGGCGGATGACGGTCTGCAGCCCGCGGGGCTGGGGGCGCGGGACTCCCTGCGCCTCGAGGCCGCCTTGCCTCTCTATGGCAACGATATCGACGATCAGACCACGGTGCTCGAAGCGGGGCTCGGTTTCATCATCGACTGGGACAAGCCCCGTTTCATCGGCCGGCAGGCCCTGCTCGCCCAGCGGGAACGTGGCGTGACGCGGAGGCGCGCGGGCCTCGAGATCGTCGGCCGTGGTATCGCGCGCAAGGGGCACGCGATCGTGCACGATGGTGAAAAAGTCGGAGAGATCAGCTCGGGTACGTGGTCGCCGACACTGGAGAAGGCGATCGCCATGGCCTACCTGCCCGTCGGTTTGGCCGTGCCGGGAACAGATATCTTGGTAGAGGTCCGAGGGCGCCAGCTTCCCGCGCGGGTGGTGGAGATGCCCTTCTATCGGCGAGCGAAGAAGAAACGCTCCCCGGCGACTTGAAGGAGAGACGAGATGCCGCGTCCGGAAGATTGCCTGTTTACCAAGGACCACGAGTGGCTCCACGTCGAAGGCGGCAAGGCCCGGCTTGGAATCACCGATTTCGCGCAGGGGGAACTGGGGGACATCGTGTACGTCGACCTCGGCGAGGCGGGTCGCAGCGTCGCCAGGGGCGAAGAACTGGGCACCATCGAATCCGTCAAGGCGGTGGCCGAGGTTTACGCCCCGGTGGCGGGCGAGGTGACGGCCCTCAACGATCAGCTCGCCGATGCGCCGGAGAAGGTGAACGAAGAGCCTTTCGGTGACGGATGGCTGGCCGTGCTGGAAGTGGCCGATGCTTCCGAACTGGACGGGCTGATGAACTTCGAGGCGTATCAGCGCTTCCTCGAGGAGGAAGACCACTGAGCACCAGCGAGCGCTTTCGTTATCTCCCCCACGCCGAGGCCGACCGCCAGGCGATGTTGCAGCGGATCGGTGTCTCGTCCATCGACGACCTGACGGCCGCGATTCCCGAAGATCTGCGCCTGGCCCGGCCCCTCGATCTGCCCGCTCCCGCGAGCGAGTCGGAGTTGCTCTCGTGGTTCCGCTCCCTGGCGGCGAAGAACCTCAATGCCGCCACCGAGCCGTGCTTTCTCGGTGCGGGCGTCTACCAGCACGGGCAGCCGACGGTGGTCGATCACTTGCTCAACCGGGGCGAGTTCTTCACCAGTTACACGCCCTACCAGCCCGAGATCTCCCAGGGAACCCTGCAGGCCATTTTCGAGTTTCAGACCATGGTCTGCTCGTTGACCGGCCTCGATGTCAGCCAGGCTTCGCTCTACCAGGGGGCGGCTGCGTTCGTGGAAGGGCTCTTGCTGGCCCGGCGCGCGCGACGCAAGGGAACGACCTTCCTGGTTCCCGAGTCGGTGCACCCACAATACGTGGACACCCTGCGCACCTATCTCGCGCACCTGGAATTCGAGCTTCAGCTCATCGCCATCGATCCGCTCACCGGTCGCATCGACGAGGAGGACCTCGAGCGCCACCTGAACGGCGAAGTCATCGCCCTGGCCGTGCAAAGCCCCAACTTCTTCGGTGTCGTCGAGCGCATGGACCGCCTGGCGCACAAGGCCCACGATGCCGGCGCGCTGCTCGTCGCCCTTTTCAATGAGCCCTACAGCCTCGGGATGCTGCGTGCTCCCGGTGCCCTGGGAGCCGACATCGCGGCGGGCGAGTTCCAGGCCTTCGCCTCGCCGGCCGGCTTCGGCGGCCCCCACGTCGGGGTGCTCGCGGCCCGCGAGAAGATGATGCGACAGATGCCGGGTCGCATCGTGGGCCAGACCGTGGACTGTGACGGTCGCCGCGGTTTCGTTCTGACGCTCTCCACCCGCGAGCAGCATATTCGGCGGGAGAAGGCCACTTCGAACGTCTGCACGAACTCCGGATTGATGGCCCTCGCCTCGACGATTCACCTCTGCTTG
Above is a window of Acidobacteriota bacterium DNA encoding:
- the rseP gene encoding RIP metalloprotease RseP, with the translated sequence MLLLERAFYLILVLGTLVFVHEFGHFLAAKFFGVRVEIFSLGFGPRLAGFRRGGTDYRVAAIPLGGYVKMAGEYDEEARPDDPGLFQAKPRWQRLVVFFAGPAMNVLLAIVLWWGILVYGDVELDIPQGPPVVEEVRPDSPAAAAGIQPGDRILALGDTRLESYAQYGKEVLFRPGQEVEYLIEREGRQMRRSVRIAMDPLHGVGYDGIGVATSIIVRAVLEGSPAAVGGLEVGDRIAGIDGHAPASMESLIEYIQQRAGQELLFEIVRGDRRLEIPVVPERVEEGRGQIGVSLGYPGRIVRYPPGAALMRALGRAGENVRLLLRTVSSLVRMEVGVGVLSGPLEIARITQDQAQHGWRPLFGLLAFISINLGIFNLLPIPVLDGGNILILLVESSIRRDLAPQVKERVLQLGFVVLLTFAVTVIALDLRKAFVTRPQQAPVSAPESAE
- a CDS encoding helix-hairpin-helix domain-containing protein; protein product: MPEFHRTKSVRSLIVLSLLLLTCLLASATFSAAAPAPAEKAAAPSAAQVDINRASLNELTSLKGIGPALAGRIVAYRKEHGAFRRVEDLLEVKGIGPKLLARLKPHIQVGPAAHKPSAGGRK
- the gcvT gene encoding glycine cleavage system aminomethyltransferase GcvT, producing MSDLQRTPLHERHLAAGARMVPFAGFEMPVQYRGLVEEHRAVRTAAGLFDVSHMGEFFVLGSGAAELLDLLTPSRISALDVGRAVYTALTTERGTFVDDILVYRLGEERFLLVVNAANLEKDRRWITDRCGDFDLRFEDRSEHFALLALQGPRARGILSRLAEDFDALAVKYYRVVEGKVAGRQVIASRTGYTGEMGWEIFIEAPAAPVVWDALLEAGADDGLQPAGLGARDSLRLEAALPLYGNDIDDQTTVLEAGLGFIIDWDKPRFIGRQALLAQRERGVTRRRAGLEIVGRGIARKGHAIVHDGEKVGEISSGTWSPTLEKAIAMAYLPVGLAVPGTDILVEVRGRQLPARVVEMPFYRRAKKKRSPAT
- the gcvH gene encoding glycine cleavage system protein GcvH, giving the protein MPRPEDCLFTKDHEWLHVEGGKARLGITDFAQGELGDIVYVDLGEAGRSVARGEELGTIESVKAVAEVYAPVAGEVTALNDQLADAPEKVNEEPFGDGWLAVLEVADASELDGLMNFEAYQRFLEEEDH
- the gcvPA gene encoding aminomethyl-transferring glycine dehydrogenase subunit GcvPA; protein product: MSTSERFRYLPHAEADRQAMLQRIGVSSIDDLTAAIPEDLRLARPLDLPAPASESELLSWFRSLAAKNLNAATEPCFLGAGVYQHGQPTVVDHLLNRGEFFTSYTPYQPEISQGTLQAIFEFQTMVCSLTGLDVSQASLYQGAAAFVEGLLLARRARRKGTTFLVPESVHPQYVDTLRTYLAHLEFELQLIAIDPLTGRIDEEDLERHLNGEVIALAVQSPNFFGVVERMDRLAHKAHDAGALLVALFNEPYSLGMLRAPGALGADIAAGEFQAFASPAGFGGPHVGVLAAREKMMRQMPGRIVGQTVDCDGRRGFVLTLSTREQHIRREKATSNVCTNSGLMALASTIHLCLLGREGLSVAADLCRRHAALALKKLTAIAGVERIYSGPVFNEFALRFPVPARQLAERLAERGVLAPVPLDLFDPARENDGLIALTELTGPREIERLVAAVEEVL